The genome window GTACCGGTTTGGCCTGTGCAACCTGAGTTTTCTGGTTTACCTGTACTGCCTGCGTCTGCGTTTTTGCTTGCGCGTTTTGCGGTGTTGTGCAGCCTGCCAGCGACAGCACCATCATTGCGGATACGAACAATGCGAGCAGCTTCTTTTTGAGCATCGCAAATCTCTCCTTTCCATTTCTCTGCCATTATTATACCACAGCGGATAGCTACAGCACGTCCGCAAGGCAAAAAATTAAGCCTGCAAATCCGCAGGCTTAATACTCCGATATATACATCTTTCCGCAACTCCTGCACTGCACTATGCAGTGCTGCACGCTGTCGTCCGTGAAATATTCGGCCTTCACAGGCTCAACGGCGACTGTAACAAGCACTTTCTCTCCGCATGTGCAGGGCTTGAATGGTTCTATATGGGTGTGCACGTTTTTGGCTAGCTCTTGATAGGTCGGCATTGTTTCTTCTCCTTTCCATTAAAGGGCATGAATGTTCTATTTATTAGTTGTAAGCTCATATTTTAATTATTCTTTAAAAACATTAGAATGAAATATAATAACAAAGTTTATTTCCAAAACAGTTTCTACATTTAGGTTTTCTTGCAGTACAAATTTGAGCGGCAAAGTCCAGCAGACTCCATATAGTTTCTTTTATTGTACCATCTGTCAAAAGAAGGGTTCCAACGTAATCTGCTAATTCAACATCATCTCGCGGCCGAGTCTTAGAACTTTTCAGCCCAAACACTCTCTCTGAAATCCTAACCATATTTGTATCCCAAGGAAGGTACTTTTCACCAAAGGCAAAGCACATAACTGCTCTAGCAACATAGTTTCCTATACCCGGCAAAGAAAGAAGCTTGTCTA of Caldanaerobius fijiensis DSM 17918 contains these proteins:
- a CDS encoding endonuclease III domain-containing protein, whose translation is GWTPQLRTDGTFIEVSSGARSSPIHWRCSSLNRYPTPYELSSADLAELSSILKPLGLAYRAQRLKTLALIIVQEYNGVVPNKLDKLLSLPGIGNYVARAVMCFAFGEKYLPWDTNMVRISERVFGLKSSKTRPRDDVELADYVGTLLLTDGTIKETIWSLLDFAAQICTARKPKCRNCFGNKLCYYISF